A genomic region of Kribbella sp. NBC_00382 contains the following coding sequences:
- a CDS encoding cytochrome P450 family protein encodes MVTRYADCKMLALDPRVGKDGRRLNEMYAKHSTLSSPMHSTTTEEEEAEPGFDDDLAAHVLNSDPPNHTRLRKLAIKAVTPARQEALRPRVEIAVEKLLDKLAEKPVVDLLAEFAWPLPLGTICDLFAMPEEDRENFRKWSGTLTGAGQDPEEVASASKNMTEYANSLIDARRADPGDDMISEMLQMDLDGDQLTQGEIVGMIFIVVTAGHVTTVHSIGNGVFNLLTHPEELDKLRADPSLIPAAVDELMRYDPAASVGTFRFTKAEIEVGGVVIPKDQILALSWGSANRDETKFEDPDRLDVTRCPQGTFSFGHGVHYCIGIPMAKMQIEIALERLLARYPHLRLAVPADDVRWTSSALLHGLAGLPVSVLPPD; translated from the coding sequence TTGGTCACGCGTTATGCCGACTGCAAGATGCTGGCGCTGGACCCGCGCGTCGGCAAGGACGGCCGCCGGCTGAACGAGATGTACGCCAAGCACTCCACCTTGAGCTCGCCGATGCACTCGACCACGACCGAGGAGGAAGAGGCCGAGCCCGGTTTCGACGACGACCTCGCCGCGCACGTACTGAACAGCGACCCGCCGAACCACACCCGGCTGCGCAAGCTCGCGATCAAGGCAGTCACCCCGGCCCGGCAGGAGGCCCTGCGACCCAGGGTCGAGATCGCGGTGGAGAAGCTGCTCGACAAGCTCGCGGAGAAGCCGGTCGTCGACCTGCTCGCCGAGTTCGCCTGGCCGCTGCCGCTCGGTACGATCTGCGACCTGTTCGCGATGCCGGAGGAGGACCGGGAGAACTTCCGCAAGTGGTCCGGCACCCTGACCGGCGCCGGCCAGGACCCCGAAGAGGTCGCGTCGGCGTCCAAGAACATGACCGAGTACGCGAACTCGCTGATCGACGCCCGCCGGGCCGACCCCGGTGACGACATGATCAGCGAGATGCTGCAGATGGACCTGGACGGCGACCAGCTGACCCAGGGCGAGATCGTCGGGATGATCTTCATCGTGGTGACCGCGGGCCACGTCACCACCGTCCACTCGATCGGCAACGGCGTCTTCAACCTGCTCACCCACCCCGAGGAGCTGGACAAGCTGCGGGCCGATCCGTCCCTGATCCCGGCCGCGGTCGACGAGCTGATGCGCTACGACCCGGCCGCCTCGGTCGGGACCTTCCGGTTCACCAAGGCCGAGATCGAGGTCGGCGGCGTGGTCATCCCGAAGGACCAGATCCTCGCCCTGTCCTGGGGATCGGCTAACCGCGACGAGACCAAGTTCGAGGACCCGGACCGGCTCGACGTCACCCGCTGCCCGCAGGGCACCTTCTCCTTCGGGCACGGCGTGCACTACTGCATCGGCATTCCGATGGCCAAGATGCAGATCGAGATCGCCCTGGAACGGCTGCTCGCCCGGTACCCGCACCTGCGGCTCGCAGTACCGGCTGATGACGTCCGGTGGACGAGTAGCGCTCTCTTGCACGGCCTGGCCGGACTGCCCGTCTCGGTCCTGCCGCCTGACTGA
- a CDS encoding RNA polymerase-binding protein RbpA: protein MSNRVLRGSGLGGVSFEDDRGVEFAPRQMITYDCPRGHVVEVTMAHDAEVPAIWECPHCGSEAARSTGEKPEPKQEKPARTHWDMLRERRSISELEELLAERVALLRSGEIGPAHLHRAPRATGKRSA, encoded by the coding sequence ATGTCTAATCGCGTTCTGCGTGGTTCGGGGCTGGGTGGGGTCAGCTTCGAGGATGACCGCGGCGTCGAGTTCGCGCCGCGTCAGATGATCACTTACGACTGCCCCCGTGGGCACGTGGTCGAGGTCACGATGGCGCACGACGCCGAGGTGCCCGCGATCTGGGAGTGCCCTCACTGCGGCAGCGAGGCCGCCCGCTCGACCGGTGAGAAGCCGGAGCCGAAGCAGGAGAAGCCGGCCCGGACGCACTGGGACATGCTGCGCGAGCGTCGCAGCATCTCCGAACTGGAGGAACTGCTCGCCGAGCGCGTGGCGTTGCTCCGGTCCGGCGAGATCGGCCCGGCGCACCTGCACCGCGCCCCTCGTGCGACTGGCAAGCGCAGCGCCTGA
- a CDS encoding MFS transporter, whose translation MSDEVAGEATTGTPARPGVFETWRQTPREAKALLAGVFVSKLAAFLQIFLVLFLTHRGFSGSQAGWALGVYGAGAVLGTAIGGWLSDRLSPRSATVISMMGSAVLIASLIYIKYYPLILLAVLLVSAVGQFYRPAAQSMITQLTPPDKLVMVTAMYMLCVNLGTTVAPLIGVALAEISYNLLFWAEALAVLAFGVIALVALPKPDRSAAAAAAKAKAEEADPPIRGRYIDVLRDYRYSLFMVAFFLQAVVYVQYTAALPLAIKAAGQSIWWYGALITMNAVICATCQMIATKFVQGWPIRVVQLTGFTLVALGYAMYAIDMLPVFLILGTLFWTLSEIVGVPTMFAYPGMIAPPHLRGRYIGAMQTMFGLGATVGPVLGVLLFEHIGQRVWIWMTLIEVVATVIGAIGIRRATAPGADDTPTPESVVESPSGLAVDPAD comes from the coding sequence ATGAGCGACGAGGTAGCAGGCGAGGCCACAACGGGGACGCCTGCCCGGCCAGGAGTCTTCGAGACCTGGCGGCAGACTCCACGCGAGGCCAAGGCGCTGCTGGCCGGTGTGTTCGTCAGCAAGCTCGCCGCCTTCCTGCAGATCTTCCTGGTCCTGTTCCTCACCCATCGCGGCTTCTCGGGCAGCCAGGCCGGCTGGGCGCTCGGCGTCTACGGCGCCGGCGCGGTGCTCGGGACGGCGATCGGCGGCTGGCTCAGCGACCGGCTCAGCCCGCGGTCGGCGACGGTGATCTCGATGATGGGGTCGGCGGTGCTGATCGCGTCGCTGATCTACATCAAGTACTACCCGCTGATCCTGCTGGCCGTCCTGCTGGTCAGCGCGGTCGGCCAGTTCTACCGGCCGGCGGCGCAGTCGATGATCACCCAGCTCACCCCGCCGGACAAGCTGGTGATGGTGACCGCGATGTACATGCTGTGCGTGAACCTGGGCACCACGGTCGCGCCGCTGATCGGCGTCGCGCTGGCGGAGATCTCGTACAACCTGCTCTTCTGGGCCGAGGCACTCGCCGTCCTGGCCTTCGGCGTCATCGCCCTTGTCGCGCTACCCAAACCGGATCGCAGCGCTGCCGCCGCGGCGGCCAAGGCGAAGGCCGAGGAAGCCGATCCGCCGATCCGCGGTCGCTACATCGACGTCCTCCGCGACTACCGGTACTCGCTGTTCATGGTCGCGTTCTTCCTCCAGGCAGTCGTCTACGTCCAGTACACGGCGGCCCTGCCGCTCGCGATCAAGGCCGCCGGGCAGAGCATCTGGTGGTACGGCGCGTTGATCACGATGAATGCGGTCATCTGCGCGACCTGCCAGATGATCGCGACCAAGTTCGTCCAAGGCTGGCCGATCCGGGTGGTGCAGCTGACCGGCTTCACCCTGGTGGCGCTGGGCTATGCGATGTACGCGATCGACATGCTGCCGGTGTTCCTGATCCTGGGCACGTTGTTCTGGACCCTCTCGGAGATCGTCGGGGTGCCGACGATGTTCGCCTATCCGGGCATGATCGCGCCGCCACACCTGCGCGGCCGGTACATCGGCGCGATGCAGACCATGTTCGGCCTCGGCGCGACCGTCGGCCCGGTGCTCGGCGTGCTGCTGTTCGAGCACATCGGCCAGCGGGTCTGGATCTGGATGACGCTGATCGAGGTGGTCGCCACGGTGATCGGCGCGATCGGCATCCGCCGCGCGACCGCGCCGGGCGCCGACGACACCCCGACCCCCGAGTCTGTGGTCGAGTCGCCGAGCGGCCTCGCGGTCGACCCCGCCGACTGA
- a CDS encoding ABC transporter permease: MSPRDLFGAALRGLGANKMRSLLTVLGVAIGVGAVIVLIAVGNGSGKAVQDRLEAMGTNLLTVSTTGGGGGFARGQAGPSAQQYSLTMADAEALADHRLAPDVAAVAPVMTSSGTTATNGDVSYTVGQVIGTTPTYMPATNTPVGNGRAFTQQDVDTTQRVALLGQTAATELFGRPATAVGQTVKLGAVDFVVLGVLASKDTVGFTDPNATVILPISTLRATQAGYGALSQIVIQAADKDKVDTAQAEVTQLLTARHQVPATTTSPFRITNSAQILQTSQDTAATFTALLATVAAISLIVGGIGVTNIMLVTVTERTREIGIRKALGARRRTILGQFLIEATLLSLIGGAVGVIAALIISRFQLAGVQPVLVPSSIALAFGVSAAVGLFFGSMPAHRAAGLRPIDALRHE; encoded by the coding sequence ATGTCGCCTCGTGACCTGTTCGGGGCTGCGCTGCGTGGTCTCGGCGCCAACAAGATGCGCTCTCTGCTCACCGTGCTCGGGGTCGCGATCGGGGTCGGTGCCGTCATCGTGCTGATTGCTGTCGGCAACGGTTCTGGCAAGGCCGTGCAGGATCGGCTGGAGGCGATGGGGACCAACCTGCTGACCGTCTCGACCACCGGTGGTGGCGGGGGATTCGCGCGCGGGCAGGCTGGTCCTTCGGCTCAGCAGTACAGCTTGACGATGGCTGACGCCGAGGCGTTGGCCGACCATCGGCTGGCGCCCGATGTGGCTGCGGTTGCGCCGGTGATGACCAGCTCGGGGACTACGGCGACCAATGGCGATGTGAGTTACACCGTTGGGCAGGTGATCGGGACGACGCCGACATACATGCCGGCGACCAATACGCCGGTGGGCAATGGTCGGGCGTTCACGCAGCAGGATGTTGATACCACCCAACGCGTTGCGTTGCTGGGCCAGACGGCGGCGACTGAGTTGTTCGGTCGGCCGGCGACGGCTGTTGGGCAGACGGTGAAGTTGGGGGCGGTGGACTTCGTAGTACTGGGGGTCCTGGCGTCCAAGGACACTGTTGGGTTCACCGATCCGAATGCGACGGTGATCTTGCCGATCAGTACGTTGCGGGCGACCCAGGCCGGGTACGGCGCGCTCTCGCAGATCGTGATCCAGGCCGCGGACAAGGACAAGGTCGACACCGCGCAGGCCGAGGTGACTCAGTTGCTGACGGCAAGGCATCAGGTGCCTGCGACAACGACTTCGCCGTTCCGGATCACGAACTCGGCGCAGATCCTGCAGACCAGCCAGGACACGGCGGCGACGTTCACCGCGCTGCTGGCCACCGTGGCCGCGATCAGCCTGATCGTCGGCGGGATCGGCGTCACCAACATCATGCTCGTCACGGTCACCGAGCGGACCCGCGAGATCGGCATCCGCAAGGCGCTCGGCGCCCGGCGGCGGACGATCCTCGGGCAGTTCCTGATCGAGGCGACGCTGCTCAGCCTGATCGGTGGGGCGGTCGGTGTGATCGCCGCGCTGATCATCAGCCGGTTCCAGCTGGCCGGAGTACAGCCGGTGCTGGTGCCTTCCTCGATCGCGCTCGCCTTCGGCGTCTCCGCAGCCGTCGGTCTGTTCTTCGGCAGCATGCCCGCGCACCGGGCCGCCGGTCTCCGTCCCATCGATGCACTCCGCCACGAATAA
- a CDS encoding family 78 glycoside hydrolase catalytic domain, whose amino-acid sequence MVGKAIAAVCAWVLLLAGAAALPAQADSGSTALAPSDLRVAGQAADALVDTEHPTLAWVVKDSGRGQVQSGYQVRLSDVPSDRSSTRPLVWDSGRVAAAESTGVLYAGPALKTDHTYEWVVRTWNRDGQASPWSPVSSFDVGPMTALDWTASWLKAPSGSLLRRPFDLPKPIARARLYVGAQGLAEPHLNGSLVEPKQLLDSSVTDYAKRVVYRAFDVTNHLHQGRNALAVMLGTGQYSGQPTFVAQLSVTFTDGTRTTIASDAAWRSTAGPVTRDDFYYGESWDARKQPAGWDTASYDDSSWPLVPVYSPVAGPASIALRHPVTASDETACCGWSRANLVDGVTTSVTASQGFHSAIVDSPETTKWVQVDLGSNTPIARVTLYPARPTNDPAGDFPGAGFPVRYRVQVSDDPTFATATTVADRTDSDQPNPGTDPVSISTPGTGRYLRVTATKLACRETSCTFRLAELGVFAPHPELSWVLTALEADTTPPTRIISSVGPKKVTSPAAGVQVYDFGQNYSGQVSLRATAPGGTKVTITKGELLDAAGRVTTANIGFSPTDTGRQADDYTFDDSGTQIWMPRFNYAGFRYAEVSGLPAGTKSDVLAQVIHNDVATTGSFSTSNPLLNQIQDALVRTQLNNLQGMPLDCPTREKHGWLGDAGDTDAEAMANLDLQSLYAKWFGDIRTSINPDGSVPSVAPDQGEGPDRWFTDPAWGTAYPQVVWDSYTQYGDASVLRANYDQLKGWVDYLGTISNDRHIVTNAPGSWGDDWLSTVSTPHVYFQTLFAMIDTGILADIADVLGNSADVTKYRQLADAIRTGFTTEYFDPATNKYAPDTQLAYAMPLALGIVPAGHEQAVLDRLAADLGAHGNHVTTGFVGTKYVYQALGRYDRNDLALAVSERTDFPSFGYMVKNGPGTIWESWVNSSAPNGTSSKDHIGLAGSIGQWYYEQLAGIQPGSAGWRTFSLAPSVVGDLTHVTSSQQTVRGRVESSWRRSGSTLTYHAVVPVGSTATIELPLLGGPASTVREGSQTLWTAGHPADPVAGLAVGSATGKALHLTAGSGDYTFTVTAPSTPVSALAIISTGNPAPLVAGHGGDLSLLVEGSSTGGGTARISTDAPADWSAQAPAIPLTPARTATLTKLHLTVPTGVPGGQYPVAVTVTAPDGTQATVTVDVLVFGSWPSGTTATASSEHAPNEVNGMTRTYFAANALDGDPATFWNDDTADAYPDSLTISSPTTVELRGVGLASNPDGVPTDFAVQTWDGTQWLTRATITGNTAVSRWIPFTAPVSTTKVRVAVTGAQASFSRIAEVTP is encoded by the coding sequence ATGGTCGGCAAGGCGATCGCGGCGGTCTGCGCGTGGGTTCTGCTACTGGCCGGGGCAGCCGCACTGCCGGCTCAGGCCGATAGCGGCTCGACAGCACTGGCGCCTTCGGATCTGCGGGTGGCAGGGCAAGCGGCTGATGCGCTGGTCGACACCGAGCACCCGACACTCGCCTGGGTCGTCAAGGACTCCGGCCGGGGCCAGGTTCAGTCCGGCTACCAGGTCAGGCTGTCCGACGTACCGAGTGACCGCAGTAGCACTCGTCCCCTCGTCTGGGACTCAGGGCGGGTCGCCGCGGCGGAGTCGACCGGTGTCCTCTACGCGGGCCCCGCGCTCAAGACCGACCACACCTACGAATGGGTCGTCCGCACCTGGAACCGGGACGGACAGGCTTCGCCCTGGTCGCCTGTCAGTAGCTTCGACGTCGGTCCGATGACCGCGCTGGACTGGACGGCTTCGTGGTTGAAGGCGCCCTCCGGCTCACTGCTTCGCCGGCCGTTCGACCTGCCCAAGCCGATCGCCCGCGCCCGCCTGTACGTCGGCGCGCAGGGGCTCGCCGAGCCACATCTCAACGGTTCACTGGTCGAGCCGAAGCAACTGCTCGACTCATCAGTGACCGACTACGCCAAGCGGGTCGTGTACCGCGCTTTCGACGTGACCAATCACCTTCACCAGGGCCGCAACGCGCTAGCCGTCATGCTCGGCACCGGTCAGTACAGCGGCCAGCCAACCTTCGTCGCGCAGCTCTCGGTGACCTTCACCGACGGTACCCGGACGACCATCGCCAGCGATGCCGCGTGGCGTAGCACCGCCGGCCCGGTCACCCGGGACGACTTCTACTACGGCGAGAGCTGGGACGCCCGCAAGCAACCGGCCGGCTGGGACACCGCCTCGTACGACGACAGCTCGTGGCCTCTCGTACCGGTGTACTCGCCGGTGGCCGGCCCGGCCAGCATCGCGCTGCGCCATCCCGTCACGGCGTCGGACGAGACCGCATGCTGCGGGTGGTCGCGGGCGAATCTCGTGGACGGCGTCACCACCTCGGTCACCGCCAGCCAGGGTTTCCACTCCGCCATCGTGGACAGCCCGGAGACGACGAAGTGGGTGCAGGTCGACCTCGGCAGCAATACGCCGATCGCCCGCGTCACCCTGTACCCGGCGAGGCCGACCAACGACCCGGCCGGCGACTTCCCCGGCGCGGGCTTCCCGGTCCGGTACCGGGTTCAGGTCAGCGACGACCCCACCTTCGCGACGGCCACGACAGTTGCCGACCGCACCGATAGCGACCAGCCGAACCCAGGGACGGATCCGGTATCGATCAGCACCCCAGGCACCGGGCGCTATCTGCGGGTCACCGCGACCAAGCTGGCGTGCCGCGAAACGAGTTGCACCTTCCGGCTGGCCGAGCTCGGCGTCTTCGCACCGCATCCCGAGCTGTCGTGGGTGCTGACCGCGCTCGAGGCGGACACCACGCCACCGACCCGGATCATCAGCAGCGTCGGTCCGAAGAAGGTCACCAGCCCGGCCGCCGGAGTTCAGGTGTACGACTTCGGGCAGAACTACTCGGGTCAGGTGAGCCTGCGGGCCACCGCGCCGGGCGGGACCAAAGTGACCATCACCAAGGGCGAACTGCTCGACGCAGCCGGACGGGTAACTACGGCCAACATCGGCTTCTCCCCCACCGACACCGGTCGCCAGGCCGACGACTACACCTTCGACGACTCCGGCACCCAGATCTGGATGCCGCGCTTCAACTACGCCGGGTTCCGGTACGCCGAGGTCTCCGGACTGCCCGCCGGAACGAAGTCCGATGTTCTAGCCCAGGTGATCCATAACGACGTCGCCACGACCGGATCGTTCAGCACCTCCAACCCGTTGCTCAACCAGATCCAGGACGCTCTGGTCCGGACCCAGCTCAACAACCTCCAGGGCATGCCGCTCGACTGCCCGACGCGCGAGAAGCACGGCTGGCTCGGCGATGCCGGCGACACGGACGCCGAGGCGATGGCGAACCTCGATCTGCAGTCGCTGTACGCCAAGTGGTTCGGCGACATCAGGACGAGCATCAACCCGGATGGCAGCGTGCCATCGGTCGCTCCCGATCAGGGCGAGGGGCCGGACCGGTGGTTCACCGACCCGGCGTGGGGCACGGCGTACCCGCAGGTCGTCTGGGACAGCTACACGCAGTACGGCGACGCCAGTGTGCTCCGCGCCAACTATGACCAACTGAAGGGCTGGGTCGACTATCTGGGCACGATCAGCAATGACCGCCACATCGTCACCAACGCACCCGGTTCGTGGGGCGACGACTGGCTGTCGACCGTCAGCACGCCGCACGTGTACTTCCAGACGCTGTTCGCCATGATCGACACTGGGATCCTCGCCGACATCGCTGACGTTCTGGGCAACTCCGCGGACGTGACGAAGTACCGGCAGCTGGCCGACGCGATCCGGACCGGTTTCACCACCGAGTACTTCGACCCGGCGACCAACAAGTACGCCCCGGACACCCAACTGGCGTACGCGATGCCGCTGGCGCTCGGGATCGTCCCGGCCGGGCACGAGCAGGCGGTCTTGGACCGGCTGGCCGCGGATCTCGGTGCCCACGGCAACCATGTCACGACCGGCTTCGTCGGCACGAAGTACGTCTACCAGGCGCTCGGCAGGTACGACCGCAACGATCTCGCCCTGGCCGTCTCCGAACGCACCGACTTCCCGAGTTTCGGCTACATGGTGAAGAACGGCCCCGGCACGATCTGGGAGAGCTGGGTGAACTCGTCGGCCCCGAACGGCACGTCGTCGAAGGACCACATCGGGCTGGCCGGCTCGATCGGCCAGTGGTACTACGAACAGCTCGCCGGCATCCAGCCCGGGTCGGCCGGCTGGCGCACCTTCTCCCTCGCCCCGAGCGTCGTGGGCGACCTCACCCACGTGACGTCGAGCCAGCAAACCGTACGCGGACGGGTCGAGAGCTCCTGGCGACGCTCGGGCAGCACCCTCACGTACCACGCCGTCGTCCCAGTAGGGAGCACGGCGACAATCGAGCTGCCACTGCTCGGCGGGCCGGCCTCGACTGTCCGCGAAGGCAGCCAGACCCTCTGGACCGCAGGGCACCCGGCCGATCCGGTGGCCGGACTCGCCGTCGGCTCCGCCACCGGCAAGGCGCTCCACCTCACCGCGGGTTCGGGCGACTACACCTTCACCGTGACGGCACCGAGTACCCCGGTCTCCGCGCTCGCCATCATCTCCACGGGGAACCCGGCACCCCTCGTCGCCGGACACGGCGGCGACCTCAGCCTGCTCGTCGAAGGAAGCTCAACCGGCGGCGGTACGGCGCGAATCTCCACCGACGCACCGGCGGACTGGTCCGCGCAGGCACCGGCGATTCCCCTGACACCCGCCCGAACGGCCACTCTCACGAAGCTGCATCTCACCGTACCGACCGGTGTTCCCGGCGGGCAGTATCCGGTGGCTGTGACGGTAACGGCCCCCGACGGCACCCAGGCGACGGTCACCGTCGACGTACTGGTGTTCGGAAGCTGGCCGTCCGGCACGACCGCGACGGCGTCGAGCGAGCACGCCCCCAACGAGGTCAACGGCATGACGCGGACCTACTTCGCGGCCAACGCGCTCGACGGCGACCCCGCGACCTTCTGGAACGACGACACCGCGGACGCCTACCCGGACAGCCTCACGATCAGCTCACCGACCACGGTGGAGCTGCGCGGTGTGGGGCTGGCGTCCAACCCCGACGGCGTACCGACGGACTTCGCCGTCCAGACCTGGGACGGTACGCAATGGTTGACCCGGGCAACTATCACCGGTAACACGGCAGTCTCCCGCTGGATCCCGTTCACCGCGCCGGTCAGCACCACCAAGGTCCGCGTCGCGGTGACCGGCGCGCAGGCTTCGTTCAGCCGGATCGCAGAGGTCACGCCCTGA
- a CDS encoding ABC transporter ATP-binding protein has protein sequence MAGDGLIEIRGVTKTYGAGETAVHALRGVSLRVDAGEYVAVMGSSGSGKSTLMNILGCLDVPSRGEYWLDGRDVARLSEDQQALVRGRKIGFIFQSFNLIPRTSALANVELPLTYAHLKKADRRRRARRALELVGLSDREDHRPNELSGGQQQRVAIARALATGPRILLADEPTGNLDAHSTDEVLGMFDELNAEGRTVVVITHEDEVARRARRLIRVADGRIVADEVTG, from the coding sequence GTGGCCGGTGATGGCCTGATCGAGATCCGGGGCGTCACCAAGACGTACGGCGCGGGCGAGACCGCTGTGCACGCGTTGCGTGGCGTGTCGCTCCGGGTGGATGCCGGCGAGTACGTCGCAGTGATGGGATCGTCCGGGTCGGGCAAGTCGACCCTGATGAACATCCTCGGCTGCCTCGACGTACCGAGCCGGGGTGAGTACTGGCTGGACGGGCGCGACGTGGCCCGGCTGTCGGAGGACCAACAGGCGCTCGTACGCGGGCGCAAGATCGGGTTCATCTTCCAGTCGTTCAATCTGATCCCGCGGACCTCGGCGCTGGCGAACGTGGAACTGCCGCTGACCTATGCGCACCTGAAGAAGGCCGATCGTCGACGTCGGGCGCGCCGGGCGCTGGAGCTGGTCGGGTTGTCGGATCGCGAGGACCATCGGCCGAACGAGTTGTCCGGCGGTCAGCAGCAGCGGGTCGCGATCGCGCGGGCGCTGGCGACCGGGCCGCGGATCCTGCTCGCCGACGAGCCGACCGGCAACCTGGACGCGCACTCGACGGACGAAGTACTGGGCATGTTCGACGAGCTGAACGCCGAGGGCCGGACCGTCGTGGTGATCACCCACGAGGACGAGGTGGCGCGGCGGGCGCGGCGGCTGATCCGGGTCGCGGACGGGCGGATCGTCGCCGACGAGGTGACCGGCTGA
- a CDS encoding efflux RND transporter periplasmic adaptor subunit, translating to MTKASLLPRHKLRGLSMLNVALVAIVLAIATAAYLLFFRGESQAAGTTRPTVAVARGDVTAGVSSSGTLQSSQTASPQFATSGTVTAVLVKVGQVVAKGAAIARIDPAAAEREVRIAEQNQIAAANSVTAAQETLDDAEDAKEAADEAAAEPTPTPTPGEQTQTQTQTQGQGQSPEVAVSNAEASLARAKADKEQADQNLEAAQSDVAATTLKAPIAGTITAINGSVGSVAGGSSGSGSTGSTGTTGQGAATGGSSSTSSSTAAGTGFVDISDLKTLQVVASFPEADAVKIKAKQAATVTLNAEPGSTLTATLTSVSPTPTTTNGVVSYSATFTLAKVPATARIGQTANVTVQTAKATNVLYVPSTAIVTSGTTHTVTMANGAGSREVQIGVQGGSFTQITEGLDEGDQIELIQGAIGTAGTGQGRAGAGGTGQFPGGGTGQFPGAGTGAGAGTGAGANRGR from the coding sequence GTGACCAAAGCCAGTCTCCTCCCACGGCACAAACTCCGTGGACTCAGCATGCTGAACGTTGCCCTGGTGGCCATCGTCCTGGCCATTGCAACAGCTGCCTATCTGCTTTTCTTCCGCGGCGAGTCGCAAGCGGCCGGGACCACCCGCCCGACGGTGGCCGTCGCGCGCGGCGACGTGACAGCGGGGGTGAGTTCGAGCGGTACTTTGCAGAGCTCGCAGACCGCGTCCCCGCAGTTCGCGACCTCGGGCACGGTGACGGCGGTCCTGGTGAAGGTCGGCCAGGTGGTCGCCAAGGGCGCGGCGATCGCACGGATCGATCCGGCGGCCGCGGAGCGCGAAGTACGGATCGCCGAGCAGAACCAGATCGCGGCGGCGAACTCCGTGACCGCCGCCCAGGAGACCCTGGACGACGCTGAGGACGCGAAGGAAGCCGCTGACGAAGCAGCGGCCGAGCCGACGCCCACGCCGACCCCGGGTGAGCAGACCCAGACCCAAACTCAGACGCAGGGCCAAGGTCAGAGCCCCGAGGTCGCGGTGTCGAACGCGGAGGCGAGCCTGGCCCGGGCAAAGGCCGACAAGGAGCAGGCCGACCAGAACCTCGAGGCCGCGCAGTCCGACGTCGCCGCCACCACGCTGAAGGCGCCGATCGCGGGCACCATCACCGCGATCAACGGGTCGGTCGGCTCTGTCGCCGGTGGCTCGAGCGGTTCGGGTTCGACGGGCTCGACCGGTACGACCGGGCAAGGCGCGGCGACAGGCGGCAGCTCGAGCACGTCGTCGAGCACTGCGGCCGGTACCGGCTTCGTCGACATCTCCGATCTCAAGACGCTCCAGGTCGTGGCGTCCTTCCCCGAGGCCGACGCGGTGAAGATCAAGGCCAAGCAGGCCGCCACGGTGACGCTCAACGCCGAGCCGGGCAGCACCCTCACGGCGACGCTGACCTCGGTCTCGCCGACGCCCACCACGACGAACGGCGTGGTCTCGTACTCCGCGACCTTCACGCTGGCGAAGGTGCCGGCGACGGCGCGGATCGGGCAGACCGCGAATGTGACCGTGCAGACGGCCAAGGCTACGAACGTGCTGTACGTGCCGAGCACGGCGATCGTGACGAGTGGCACCACGCACACGGTGACGATGGCCAACGGCGCGGGCAGCCGTGAGGTGCAGATCGGAGTCCAGGGCGGAAGCTTTACGCAGATCACCGAGGGGCTCGACGAGGGCGATCAGATCGAGCTGATTCAGGGGGCGATCGGCACAGCTGGTACTGGCCAGGGTCGGGCCGGTGCCGGTGGGACGGGACAGTTCCCTGGCGGCGGTACCGGGCAGTTCCCGGGTGCCGGGACCGGCGCTGGCGCGGGTACTGGTGCGGGGGCGAACCGTGGCCGGTGA